GCTGCCAGGCTGGTCAGTCCGTCGTTGAACTCGTCCTGAAAGAGCCAGTACCCCGTCCCCAAGTCCGCGAACAGCAGGTTTTGTTCGTTGAACAGACCGAGCGTTGTCGCGGGGCCACCGACGGGACCAGCGTCAATTCGATTGCCATTTGCGGCCAGATCAAGTTGCAAAAAAGCGTTGATGAAATACGGCCGATCTCCGCCCCATAACATTCCAATGAAAGGAAGCAAGTGGAGTGAGTCGTTTTGAAAAGTGATCTCGCTCGAGGGGAAGCTTACGAAGTCGGTCAACGTGAAGTTGCTGCCGGTCGGCGTATCGATGCCCATCCCCGCGACAATTGCCAACTCTTCATCGACAAAAAGCAGGTGCTTAAGGATTAGCGCCAAGTTGCCGACTTGCCCACCATTGCCGCCAATCCCGGTGCCTTGAAAATCGAACGCTCCTTGGAAAGGCATCCGAACTTCGCACGACCACGTGCCGTCGAAGAACGTCTTCTCGATGCCGAGGGTATAGCGGTCGACGGGAAACAGTTGTGTCGTCGGGCCTCCCGGCCCAAAGAATGGAGTCTCGGAGAACTGCAAGGCATTCTGAAAATGGCTGTAAGAGAAAATTAGCCGATCGGTCGGTAACGCTCGGTTGTTCTCACCGATCTTAACCCGTCGACTACCACCGGCAGAAGGAACGGTGAAGGTTCCGAACGACTGGTTTGCTGACCCACCTTCAAAATTGGGACTAAAATTCAGGTCGCCACCGGTTTGGAAGTAATCGCCGAACATATCCGGCGCACTGGCCAGCCGGTTGTTGGTTGGGCTGCGCGAAAGGCGAGGCGCATTCGCGCCCGAACGGGGCGTTGATAACGACGGCATGCCTGCTGGCGGCTGTTGTTGAGCTAGCACAGAAGTAGAAGCCGATACAAACGTAGCCTCAAGCTCGTCGCTAGCAGATGGTGTCGAGCTTTCCGTTTGAGTCTGGCTTTGCGCAACTGCCGATGCGCTTGCCATGACAGCAAGTGCAACGGGTAATAAGGCTGCTAAGAGCCTGTTTGTTTTCCCCGGCATGCGACACTCGCGGCTAGGCTTTAAGTCGAGCAATCACCCCTGTCAGCGTTTCGAGAATGACTGACTTATCGTTTATCGACGGGGAGCGCCACGAAGCTTTGCAGGACGTGGAGATTTGCTCAGATCGCTCGAATGTGCCAAGTGCTATCACTAATCAGTAAGCGTTTTTTGCGTAGAGGGCAATTCGCTTTCGCGGAGCAAATCTCCAATCTCTTGCAGCTGCTGAGCATAATCCGAGTCGCCGGGAAAGTCCGTTGCTAGCTTGGTCAGCTCGTCACGTGCGCGGCGCAAATTGGTGAGGCCTTCCTCGCGCTGACCGGCGAACACTTGTTCGGCACCCAAGGCCCGTAGCGCGACAGCCAGATCGCGCCGATGACGGGGCAAGGCTGAGGGCGCTTCACCGAGCGGAGTGAGAATTGCACAGGCCTGTGTGAATGCGGCAATTGCCGCAGCGCCTTGGCCATCATCGCTATCGAGATAGCCACGGTTCAGTTCCAAGCTGGCGAGTTCCACCTGATAGTCAACAACTTCCGGGTTTTGCTCGGCCAGTGGCTTCAGCCGAGCTCGCGATCGACCGTACCACTCGCGCGCAGCAGGCACGTCATCAGTACTCGCTAAATCGCCAAGCAGGCGATAACAGATCGAGAGGAGTCGCCGATTTTCGAGATCAGCTGGATCGCGCTTGACGACCTGGTCGAACGAGTCCGCTGCTTGAATGAACTGCGCTTTCGCGTCGGGCATGTTCCCGGCCTGCCGCGCCAGATTCGCGAGTCCGTAAAAACCTTTGCCCAAATCGCGCTGCAGCTTCCAATTCTCTGCATCTTTCTTCAACGCAGCAGTGCGAATTTCCTGCGCCTTCACGAACTGCTGCCGCGCTTCCTCGGGTTTACCTGCTCCGCGCAACGAAACACCCAAATTCATGTACGTATTGGCCAGCATTCGCTGATACTCGCTATTCCCCGGAGCCAGCTTGGTGAGCGTCGTCCGCACCTGGGCAGCAGCATCGTAGGTTTGCTGCGCGGTGGCATGATCCTTCTTCGTGACCAGCGCCGTTCCCAGCGCGTTGAGTGTGTTGCCGTATGCTTCTAGCCGCGCGGGGTTGTCGGGAGTCGCCTGCACGAGTCGCTCCTGCATTTCGCGCGCGGTCTCGTAAAGCGGCAGGGCTTTGTCTGTCGATTCAATCGCCTCCGTAATCAGCGCGATGCGAAAGTGGGCGCTGGCCAGTTCGTCTTGCACGCGCGGATCGCCCGATCGCTGCTGCAAGAAGCGTTGGTAGTAACTGAGTGCGCGCCCGAGCAGTTCTTTACGCAGCGGCTGCAAGCCGGGCTTGTTGAGTAAGGTGTTCTCGCTGACTTGCGTGAAGAGGTCGTTGACGGCCTCCATCGCTTGCCGACGGCTTTCTTCGGACTGTGCAAGGGCCGCCGACGTTTGCACATAGCCAACGGTGGTAGCGGCCAGTGCCGACATCAGTCCAAACAACGCAGCAGCGGAAGCCGCAGCAATAAACGGATTGCGTTTGCACCAGCGCCAGCCGCGGGCAATTGGGCCAATCGGCTGTGCCAGAATCGGTTCGCCGCGCAGGAAACGGCCAAGTTCCTCGGCCAACTCCTTCGCCGTGGCATAGCGTTTTTCGGCTTCCTTTTGCAAGCACTTGTGGCAAATGGTTTCCAGATCGCGGGGAATGGCCGGGCTGAGTATCCGCAGCGCCACAGGTTCATTTTCCAAAACTTGCTTGATCGTCTCAAACGGGCTTGCACCGCGAAACGGAGGCCGGCCACTGAGGAGTTCGTACAGAATGGCCCCAAGCGAATAGACATCGCTCCGCACGTTCACTTCGTCGATGCGGCCCGCTGCCTGCTCCGGCGGCATATAGCTGGGCGTGCCGACCACCGTTCCCTGCATCGTCATTTGCGACTGACCACCCTCCACTTGCTTCGCCAGCCCGAAGTCAGTGATCAGCGGCACGCCGGCAATATCGAGCAGCACGTTCGAGGGTTTGAGATCACGATGCACCACCCCTTCGGTATGGGCATAGTGCATGGCCGCCGATATCGTCTGCATCAGTTCCGCGGCATGCTTCGGACTAAGGGCCTGATCCTTCAGCAAGTCGGCCAGGCTTTTTCCTTCGATGTAGTCCATCGAGAAAAAGTGCTGCCCTTCGCACTCGCCGACGTCGTGAATGCCCACGATGTTGGCGTGCCGCAGGCGGGCGGCCGATTCCGCTTCCGAATAAAACCGTTGCACCTCCAGATCGTCCGCAAAACGCCCAGAGAGAATCATCTTGAGGGCGACAATTCGGTTCAGCTTCAGGTGCTTGGCTTTGTAGACAATTCCCATGCCTCCCTTGGCGATGGTATCGACCAGGTCGTAGTTGCCAAATCGCCGCGCAGGGGGCTTGGCAGCTGCCAACGACGGCGGCATCGACATTGCCGTCTCTATCGGCGCGGCCGAGGCTGGCGGCAGAGGACGTTTGGGAGGTGGCAAGGTCGCATCGGACGCGACTGCCGGTGCATTTTCCGGAACACGCGCGCTGGCTTTGGTCGGTGGCAAAGCCTGCGTGAGATCAGATAGGTTCGTCCCAGTCAGCCCGCTATCTTTGGGGGGCGGTTTAGCCAACGTCATATCGGACTGATTATTGTTTTCGGCCACCGGTTGGCGAGCGGCAACTCGCGGCGGAGTCAAGGTTGCATCGCTGGCGAATGAACCTGTTAGCTGTCCTGGCAACAGACTGTGCAGCCAAACTGTGAATTGCGCTGAGCTCGTTCCTGTAAAGCTGGGGAAATTGAGCTTCGCGTGCGCGATGGCGGCATCGACGACTGCGGAGGAACCAACGGCGGGAGTTGCCGTCATCAATTGGCTGCGCGCGAGGTCCAGCAACGTCTCCAATGAAGCTCGATTCCCTGCGCGGGCTTCGGCAATGAGTTGATCGATGGGAGCAGGTTGCTGGGACATAGGCTTATCATACCGGCAGGTTCGAACCGCGTCCGCTATGGAGTGGGAATACGGATTTTCCTGATCGAGTTTTCTGACCAGCACCCAGCTACCTCGGATCAAAGTTTCCCGAAAGTTGGCTCTGTGCTAGACTCAGGCACCTTCAGCTGCAGACTGCTGGAAGGCATTTGTCCGCCACTCGACCATTCCCAGAAACGTACTGCTGTGCTGAGCGACCGCAAGGCCTTCTATACACTGCACCTGCGCTGGTTCGTGGCGATGGTCGTGGCCACCGTAGTCGCCATCAGTTGGTACGCCGTGGCCAGTTACGGTCGCGATCGTTGGCCTGGCGGCAGTTCGCTGGTCGGACTCACGTATGGTGTGCTGGCCGCGGCAATCATCGTGTTCGAATGTCTGCTCGTCGTACGGAAGACCTCCCTCTTTCGAACCTCGCGCTGGCTGGGCTCGGCCCAATTCTGGATGAAAGCCCACATCTGGCTGGGACTACTCGCCGTACCCCTGGTCATCATGCACAGCGGCTTCGATTGGGGGGGCTGGCTATCGTCGCTGGTGGCAGGAGTATTTGCGCTCGTGACGGCCAGTGGCATTTATGGCCTGTATATGCAGAACATCATTCCGCGCCGCTTGCTGGAACTCGTTCCTGACGAAACAATTCACTCGCAAATAGACGATGTCGCCCAGCAACTGGCCGCCGATGCTCGCCGCCTGGTCGGCCTGCGGGTTGAGAATGCTGCATTCAACGATCGAGCTGAGAAGCATCTACGACGAGGCGCGACGCGAACTGTGGTTTCCGGCGCACCGCGGCAAGTGGGGACCATCGTGGAACGCTCGCCTCGACCGAATCGCGAGTTGCCTCAAGAAATCGTTGCGCCGGCGGTTCTGCAGAATGCATTGGTGCAAGACATTGAGCCGTTCTTGCTGACGGGGCGCAGTCCGCTGAGGCGGCTTGACACTTCGCAGCGCTGCAGTTGGTACTTCGAAGAGTTGCGACGGCGCATCGACACAGCGGAGATACAGGTGGTTGTTAGCAGCCTCGAGCAATTCTGCGAGCGGCGGCGGCAAATGAACTTGCAGCAGTCGTTGCACTTTTGGCTGCATGGGTGGCTGAGTATTCATCTGCCCTTGGCAATGGCGCTCGTTATCTTGCTGGTCGGTCACATCTGGTTCGCCCTGCGTTACAGTTAATCACCGATGAAGGCCAACAACATTCCATCGAACCGAGAATCGAGCAAGCAGCGGGCCCTGCGCATTGGGCTGAGCTATCTGGCTCGCAGCGATGCCTTCGTCCGCAGTAAGTTCTTCTGGGCGGCCGTTTGTTCGTTTCTCGCCGTCGCTTATCTCGGCTGGATTGTTGTGGGCAGCGAACCGGCAGTCGCGCAGCTATCGCCCGCGCCACTGGCTGCGGTGCATGCCCGCTCGAACGGCCGATGCGCAGACTGCCATCTCGACTATGTTCCGCTCGGTGCCAACTCGCACGGGGTGAGTCTGCTGACCTCCGCGTTCAACGGCTTTCAGCATTCGCAAACTATTGACGCAAATAAGATTTCGCAGGCCAGTTGCAGCAGTTGTCACGAGCGCCACGTCGTCACGCCGCATAATCCCAACCAACGGCCCGACGATGTGGCAAGTTGTGCCTCGTGCCATGCAGAACATCGTGGACATGCGGCACAGCTGACTCGTCCCGACGACCAGTCCTGCACCATCTGCCATGCAGATATCGCCGCCCACCAACTTCGGACCGATCCAACAAATCCGCTGCCGAATGTCTCTCACTTTGCTTGCTCGTCGGCGGCCAATCCACCGCATCCCAAGTTTCGTTCGCTACCGAAGACGGACGACAACCAGTTCAAGTTTAACCATCAACTTCACTTGCGACTGGGCCAGTGGCCGAACAACAGCAGCGAGTCGAAAGGGCCTTGGACCCTTGGTCGGATTGCTGCGGAGCTGCGGGAACAATACCAAACCTCACCGGGGCAACCAGACACAACGGCCGTGCAGCTCGATTGTGCGTCGTGCCATCAGCCCGATCGTAACGGGCCTTCACCGCAAAGCGGCAAGTACATGCAGCCCGTTCGCTTCGAGCAGCATTGCCAGGCGTGTCATCCGCTGGACGTCGCTTCGGTGGCCAGTGGCAAACCGCTGAACTTGAACATTCGCCACGGGCTGAAGCAGGACGAGATTCGCGAAGCGCTTTTCGCTGGCTTAGTGAAACATCAGGCCGGAGAAACCGCTCAGAGTTTGCCTCACTTGTCACCGAACACCCCTATTCCCGGCAAGACGCCCGGCAACAACCTGGCCCAGAACCTGGCCGATCAATCGCAAACCATTGCGTTGCAGACCAAGCTGTACAACGACACCTGCTTGAAGTGCCACACCGAGCAAGAATTTCCACCCAAGATCCTGCACGAGCCGATCGACTTCCCACCGCCGAAGTTTCCTGACCGCTGGTTGCTGCAGGCCCGCTTCGATCATGGCGCGCATCGCGACTGGGCGAAGTGCAGCGACTGCCATGCCGCTGCTGATGCGCAGCCTGGCGAGGGGAAGACGCAACTTGACGATTCTCAAGTGATGATTCCGAACATCGATAACTGCGTGCAATGCCACGCTCCCACGAGCACACATAGTCATTTTCGAAGTTCGGCGCGCTTCGACTGTGCCGAGTGCCACCGCTATCACGACCACTCCGCGGGAAAGCAATAAAATGCAGCTTTCTCCGTGTTATAACGTTGTCTCCTTGCTCGCCTTTCTCGCTGCGCTCAGCGGTTGTCAAGAAGCGGTAGCCCCGCTGTCTGCTGTCGATAGTCGACTGGCCTCGGATGTTACCAATGAGGCAGTTGTCCGTCCTTCGTCGCCACCCAACTCGCCCCATCAGTTCGTTGGCCGCATCTCGTGCTCGGCAACGGCCTGTCATGGCGCAACGGACCTAACGAAGGCCAGTTGGCACAACGCCTATCAACTGTGGTCTGCCACCGATCCGCACCGACGCGCGTTTGATGTGCTGTATGCCGAGCGTTCGGTGCAGATGTATCGCAAGCTGAAGCAGGATCAGGCCGAGCACATCAACGAGCCGGTCTATTTAAAGTTTCTGGAAGAGACCTGCATCGGCTGCCATGCGACGCCCATTGCCGGTTCGCTCGCGAATACCTCATTCACCTTTCAAAACAGTCCCGCAGCCTATTGGCAAGGTGTTTCGTGCGAATCGTGCCACGGCGCTGCCAGCGACTGGATCGAACCACACGATGCAAAAGCCTGGCCTGAAAGTGGTCAACCCGAGCGTGCTCGCGTTGCTCAACATACGGGCTTTCAAGATCTGCGCTCGCTCAACGATCGCGGAGCAGCCTGCGTGAAGTGCCATGTGGGCCCGCAATCAATGGGCACTCGCCTGTACGACGTGAATCACGACTTAATCGCCGCAGGTCATCCGCGCCTGACTTTCGAGTTGCACGCGTATCTCGACAACCTTCCCAAACATTGGGATGAAGCCGCTGAGCAAGCTCGCCATGACAAACAGATCGCTACAAGTCCCAGTTCGTTTCATTTCGATACTTGGCTCGCTGGCCAACGACAACAGCGGCAGCAACTGGCGGCCCTCAAGCAAGCGCGAACTGAAACGAACGCGGCACTCCCCGCTGGCCCCTGGGCCGAATTTGCCAATCGCGACTGCCGCGAATGTCATCATCCTATCGGTGAACCAACCTTCCGCTTGACGACTCTTCTTAAGCCAGCGCCGACCACTACGTTATTAGACAGAATCAACAGCCCCACGACCGTGCAGCAGCGGGCTGAAGTGATCGCGCGACTCATCAGCGATAATCGAAGCGCCCCCGGTTCAAACGTATTGCCAACGTGCGACGCGGCGGTGCAGATCTATCTCGCCGCCAAAGCGTTCGCAGCTGATTTGCCCGCAGGTGATGACTCTACAAGGCTTAACGCTGCGCTCACTCAACTACAGCATATCCTCGCGCAGCACGCCGGGGCCACGCAGTACGATTTCCCAGGCAAGTTCGACCCGCGCCAAACAGAACTTCAGCAGGCATTCACCGCGCTCGAAGCCACACTCCTTCAACTTTCGCGATAGTCTCCAGTCAGGCCCAGCCCGCATGATTATTCAGGAACTGCAACGACTGCAAACGGAGCACGGCTATTTGCCGCGGCAAGCGCTGCGTCAATTGGCCGACCGCCTGGCAGTCCCGCACTATCGCATTCAAGAGGTCGCCAGCTTCTATCCTCACTTCCGCCTGTTTGCCGGCGAGGCGGAGGAAGCTGAGGGGCGAAAAGCTCTGCCGCAGATCGAAGTCGCCGTTTGCCGCGATATGGCTTGCCGACTCCGCGGCGCAGCCCAGATCACCGAACAACTGCAGGGCGTCGCCGAGAGGAATGCAACAATCGCAATTCATGAAGTATCGTGCCTCGGCCGCTGCGATCGTGCGCCGGCCGTGCGCGTGCATACGAACAGCGGCGATCACTGCGTGCGCAATCTTCTCGGCCGCTCACCAGCTGAAGTGAGCGACATAGTTGCCCGCATGGCATCAGCCACTCCAGAAACTGCGGATACTCTGCCCGATGACAAAGATGGCTTGCTTCCCCACTCGGCCGAAACTTGGAAGATGAATGCCTACGCTGGGCAGTCTGCCGATCAGCGTTACGCCGCCCTTCGCCAGTGGCTCAGCGTGCTGCAGAATCCACCGAGCACGCGTGCCAAACCAACCGACGCTCCGCCCAGCGCCGGGCGCGACGACAAACCGGCTCACCCGATCATCGCGGCCCTTTGGACAGCCAACCTGCTTGGCATGGGTGGAGCCGGTGGTCGTGCCTGGAAGAAGTGGGACGAAGTGCTGCGGGCCAAAGGGCATACCAAGTACGTCGTCTGCAATGGTGATGAGAGCGAGCCCGGTACTTTCAAAGATCGCGAGATTTTCCTTCGCACGCCGTATCTGGTCATTGAGGGGATGATTCTCGCCGGACTCTTGCTACGGGCGAAGAAGGGGTACATCTACATTCGTCACGAGTACGAAGAGCAAATCGCCGCCGTCCGCGCCGAGATTGAACGCGCCCGCAAGTTAGGCCTTTGTGGTAAGAGTATCCTTGGCACCGAACTGGGCTTCGAGCTCGAAGTATTCGTCAGCCCAGGTGGCTACATTTGTGGCGAACAAACGGCCCTCATTCAGGCTATTCAAGACGAACGCGCGGAACCGCGCAATCGCCCGCCAGAATTGCAAACGAACGGCCTGTGGGACATGCCGACGCTCCTCAACAACGTCGAGACATTCGCCTGGGTTCCGGCGATTCTCACGCAAGGCAACAGCGACGGTGCCTGGTACTCGGCGCTCGGTCAGCCCAAGTCACTCCCCGTCAAAGAGAATGCCACGCCCCACTATCAAGGCGCGCGGTTCTTCTCCGTCTCCGGCGATGTTGCCCAGCCCGGCGTCTACGAAGTTCCCATCGGCATAACCCTCGGCGAGTTGATCGACCATTATTGCGGCGGTATCAAGGACGGGCTGCCACTTAAGGCGGTCGCCACTTCGGGACCATCGGCTGGTTTTTTACCTGCGACCATCCCGCTCGATGCTTTCAGCCCGCGCGTGCGGCAAAAACTGGCTGACCATTGCCTTGTTTCTGCCGGCGACAAAGAATTTCAACTCCGCCGCTTGCCGCTGGAACTGGGCGTGGTGCGCGATCTGAACTTGATGCTCGGCGGCGGCATCGTCGTCTATGCCAGCGATGCCGACCTGGTCGATCAGGCCGTCGCTTGCCTCAGGTTCTATCAGTCCGAATCGTGCGGCAAGTGCGTTCCCTGCCGCATTGGTTCCACCAAACTGGTCGAAATTGGCGAGGACTTGCAAGCCGGACGGCTGACTGCTGCCGAGATCGAAAGCCTGCTCGCAAATCCGGGCGGGCGAGTGTTGGATTTGGCTCAGGCAATGGCCGAGACAGCGATCTGCGGGCTGGGCAACGTGGCCCCTAATCCCCTGCGTACTTTGTTGTCTTATTTTCCCAGCGATGTGCGACGTCACGTTCGCGCGGAGCAGTGAGTACTTATGCCGGCTAAGATCTTTGTCGATGAAATCGCACGAGCCTGGGAAGAAGAAGGGCTCTTCGCGCGCGACTTGAACGGCCAGCTGATCCGGGCGGAAGATGCGACTGCCAAGCAATACGCGCAGTTCGTCACGATGACGATCGACGGCCAGTCAATTTCGGTTCCTCGCGCTACACCCGCGGTCGATTCGCAAGGAAACATCATTTTTCTCGATGCGGCCGGTCGCACGCAGCCGAGGCAAACAACCATCCTCGATGCTCGCAATGCGCTCAAAAATCAAGAGCAGCAATCGGCAACTGCCAGCGACTGCGAACACTTCATTCCCACCGTCTGCCATCTTGCGCATCTCAATCCGGCAGGTGTCTGCCGCGTCTGCTCGGTTGCCGTGGCGAAGCAGGATGCCAACGGACGAATTTCGGTCCAGGACAAACTGGTCCCTGCCTGCCTGCAGCCGGTTCAGCCGGGAATGATGGTCTACACGCTCGACTGCCCGGCGGATGCTAGTACCACCGACGACTCCAAAGCCCGCGAAGTCGCATTGGCCGCGCGCAATCGAGTGCGCACGAATGTGAAAACGCTCGTCGAACTTCTCGCCGCCGATCACTTGCCAGGGCTTCGACCCGCTACTGCAACGGGCGAAGCGAGCGACCTCGAACAACTCCTCGACAAGCTCCAGCAGAAAGGGCTCGGTATCGAGCGGACTCGACTCGCGCCGCGTCGCAGCCAGGGTTCGCCAAAAGTTAATGGGCACGCCCCGCTTGCCAACAACGCTTCGCAGCGTGATACCTCCTCGCCCCTGATCGTGGTCGATCATCAGGCCTGCATTCTGTGCGATCGCTGTGTCCGTTCCTGTAGCGACATCAAGCAGAACTTCGTGATCGGCCGCACCGGCAAGGGATATCTCACCGAGATTGGGTTCGACCTGAACGAACCGATGGGTGAATCGTCGTGCGTGGAGTGCGGCGAATGCGCGCTCGCTTGTCCCACGACTGCACTCACCATTGTGAAGCCACCGGAAGAACCAGCCTGGTGGCTGGAGCAAGTCGGCGGAACCAACAGTGCAACGGGCAAGCTATTTTCAGGACATCCCGGCAAGTCAGCTGCAACTCCCGCATCGCTGGCCAATCATCGCTATCTCGGCCACCTCTCTTATCGCCAGCGGCAATGGTTTCAGTATTCGGTTGTCCGCTGGGAACTCCAACCGGGCGACGAACTTTGTCGCAAGGGGGAATATGGTTTTACCGCGTTCCTGCTGGAAAGTGGCCAGTTTGAAGGGTGGCGTCAGGATCCGCGCGACGCGCAGTCAGACGCAACAGCGAATCCAAGTGCCAGCGGGGGAATTTGGAGCTACTTCGGACTCTCCTCAGCCACAACCAAGCGCACCGCCAGCGTGGAGCTTGGCCAGCCCGACTTTGAGTGCGGCACCGAGGCCATCATCTTGGGCGAGATGACGCTCATCAGTCATCAGGCGCGTAGGGCGACCTTGCGCGCCAAGACGTCGTGCGTCGTGTACGAAATTCGCCGCAATGTGCTCTATGCACTGCAGCGCCACCCGCACGTTCGTGAAGAGTTAGATCAGGTCTATCGTGGCCGCGCGCTGCGCGACGTGCTGCAGTTCGTTCATCAGCGTGCGGGACGAAACTTAAGTCACCGCCTGTTTGGCGAACTGGGGCAAGAAGATCTCGAAGCGTGCCGGCGATTTCTGGATCAAGCGAGTCGGCAGCCCGTATCAGCGACGAATCCCAAGCGGCAGGTCGACCTGATTCGCGTCGAGCCCGGCCAGGTGATCTGCCGGCAGGACGAACTGGCGGAAGATTTTTACATCATTCGCATCGGCCACGTGAACGTGACGCAAACGATCGGGGGCGAAGAGCGCGTGATCGACTATTTCCGTCCCAATCACTCCTTCGGCGAAATTGCCTGTGTGGCCGATTGGGACGAACTGCAAACCGAACTCTCGCTGAAGCCCGATGCCAGTCGGCGAACGGCAACCTGCACCGCTCTGGACGACGTCGAACTGGTGCGGGTCGACAAGCAGATCTTTCGTCAGTTGCTCTTGCAGGTGCCTGCCCTGCGAAAGATTGTGCTCGCAAGGGCTAAACAGTTGAAGGGTTTCTCGCCGCCGGCAACCACACCAGGTGCCCGACCAACCACCAACACGCCGATCCTGCGCGAGTTCACCGAACAAGGTCTTTACAATGCCCAGCGTTTGCTGGTGCTCGATCTGGAAGCATGTACGCGCTGCGATGAATGTACGAAGGCTTGCTCCGATACGCACGACGGCGTCACGCGGCTGATTCGCGAAGGCCTGCGCTTCGATAAATGGCTCGTAGCCAGTTCGTGCCGCTCCTGCACCGACCCTTATTGCCTGGTAGGCTGCCCCGTCGATTCGATTCATCGCGATGGCGAGCGGCTAGAAATTCAAATCGAGGATCATTGCATCGGCTGCGGGCTGTGCGCGAAGAATTGCCCCTATGGCAACATCAACATGCACGAGCAGTCGCAAGGGAAGGCGACGATTTCGCACCGCGCAAGCACCTGCGATCTCTGTCATAAAATCGTGGGGCCCAATGAAGACGTCAGTTGCGTTTTCGCTTGTCCGCACAACGCCGCGTTCCGCATGAGCGGGACAGAGCTACTGGCGAAGATCGAAGGTTATCGGCCGGTCTAGAATAGCTGCCAAGAGCGCTGGTCATTAATGGCCGTGCTTGAGCCCGTCCGTCTTATAGGTTCCCCCGCCCCCTTGCGCGCGGCGGCCGTGCGTCCAATTGAGCGCCACGCGCTTGGGAAAAAAGCCGAAATAATCCCAGCCGAAGGTTCCTTCGTCACTGTGGCGGCCTTCGCCCAAGAGGGGAACGCTGCCGCCGACATAATAGCCGCCGTAATAGCGCGTGTTCGCAGGAATCGCATGCGCTCGAACCGACTGCGCGAACCCGGCGCGGCAGTGATCTCCTTGGCGATAATCGAAGCCGCCACCGCCATAGGCAAAGTTGATCGCCGCTGCTTGATCGGCCGACAGTTCATGAACCTCTTGCGCATCCGCGTTGTCGACTGCGCATAGAAAACACAGCGATAACACAATCATCAGCAGAATTAGTCGCAGTGTCATCTCACATCCATGTTGAATCGGCCATGCCTTATCGCAACGGCGGGTTACGGTTGAACTTCTGCGAAGGCAGACGAACACCGCGATAGAACACTTGATCGGCCTGCAAATTCACCGGCGGAACATAGCCGCGCTCGGCAGAGAACGTAACGACGTCGTCTTGATCGACACCGTCGCCACTGACTCCCAATCCCCCGTTCAATGTCGCCCCCACATACAGCGGCGTACTGCCGGGAAAAAAGACGACTCCATTTTGATTGGCGATGTTGTCTACGTCATGAAAGTTGCGG
Above is a window of Anatilimnocola aggregata DNA encoding:
- a CDS encoding cyclic nucleotide-binding domain-containing protein, producing MPAKIFVDEIARAWEEEGLFARDLNGQLIRAEDATAKQYAQFVTMTIDGQSISVPRATPAVDSQGNIIFLDAAGRTQPRQTTILDARNALKNQEQQSATASDCEHFIPTVCHLAHLNPAGVCRVCSVAVAKQDANGRISVQDKLVPACLQPVQPGMMVYTLDCPADASTTDDSKAREVALAARNRVRTNVKTLVELLAADHLPGLRPATATGEASDLEQLLDKLQQKGLGIERTRLAPRRSQGSPKVNGHAPLANNASQRDTSSPLIVVDHQACILCDRCVRSCSDIKQNFVIGRTGKGYLTEIGFDLNEPMGESSCVECGECALACPTTALTIVKPPEEPAWWLEQVGGTNSATGKLFSGHPGKSAATPASLANHRYLGHLSYRQRQWFQYSVVRWELQPGDELCRKGEYGFTAFLLESGQFEGWRQDPRDAQSDATANPSASGGIWSYFGLSSATTKRTASVELGQPDFECGTEAIILGEMTLISHQARRATLRAKTSCVVYEIRRNVLYALQRHPHVREELDQVYRGRALRDVLQFVHQRAGRNLSHRLFGELGQEDLEACRRFLDQASRQPVSATNPKRQVDLIRVEPGQVICRQDELAEDFYIIRIGHVNVTQTIGGEERVIDYFRPNHSFGEIACVADWDELQTELSLKPDASRRTATCTALDDVELVRVDKQIFRQLLLQVPALRKIVLARAKQLKGFSPPATTPGARPTTNTPILREFTEQGLYNAQRLLVLDLEACTRCDECTKACSDTHDGVTRLIREGLRFDKWLVASSCRSCTDPYCLVGCPVDSIHRDGERLEIQIEDHCIGCGLCAKNCPYGNINMHEQSQGKATISHRASTCDLCHKIVGPNEDVSCVFACPHNAAFRMSGTELLAKIEGYRPV
- a CDS encoding NADH-ubiquinone oxidoreductase-F iron-sulfur binding region domain-containing protein, producing the protein MIIQELQRLQTEHGYLPRQALRQLADRLAVPHYRIQEVASFYPHFRLFAGEAEEAEGRKALPQIEVAVCRDMACRLRGAAQITEQLQGVAERNATIAIHEVSCLGRCDRAPAVRVHTNSGDHCVRNLLGRSPAEVSDIVARMASATPETADTLPDDKDGLLPHSAETWKMNAYAGQSADQRYAALRQWLSVLQNPPSTRAKPTDAPPSAGRDDKPAHPIIAALWTANLLGMGGAGGRAWKKWDEVLRAKGHTKYVVCNGDESEPGTFKDREIFLRTPYLVIEGMILAGLLLRAKKGYIYIRHEYEEQIAAVRAEIERARKLGLCGKSILGTELGFELEVFVSPGGYICGEQTALIQAIQDERAEPRNRPPELQTNGLWDMPTLLNNVETFAWVPAILTQGNSDGAWYSALGQPKSLPVKENATPHYQGARFFSVSGDVAQPGVYEVPIGITLGELIDHYCGGIKDGLPLKAVATSGPSAGFLPATIPLDAFSPRVRQKLADHCLVSAGDKEFQLRRLPLELGVVRDLNLMLGGGIVVYASDADLVDQAVACLRFYQSESCGKCVPCRIGSTKLVEIGEDLQAGRLTAAEIESLLANPGGRVLDLAQAMAETAICGLGNVAPNPLRTLLSYFPSDVRRHVRAEQ